The following proteins come from a genomic window of Pannonibacter sp. XCT-53:
- a CDS encoding bifunctional DedA family/phosphatase PAP2 family protein, which translates to MTEYLNQIVTFLGENPELAGFIVFLIAMGEALFIVGLFVPSTVVLVGAGALVGLGKLDAWTIFIWTTLGAIAGDAISYWVGSIYKDRLRGLWPLSRYPALMEQGEAFFRKHGGKSVFIGRFVPGVKSIVPGIAGMAGMNVWYFTFVNVTSAIAWSIVHLGPGFLAGTVLSAIGEVSGRLAMVLGGLCVILFVIVMLGRWLIQIVMPLFPGTHAAVVGWFARRPDRLSQWVARTFDPEHPRSVGMLASVAILLVTMPSFFWLVSEVGPGDSFVQADVAIRNLFDTLRTPIGDQILVPVTMLGDGFIIFLLSVVVAGYLFFRKAWRRATGFLIAMAGTALFVPLMKSIVLRSRPMELGDGVHGYAFPSGHATLTTVLFGIIAVLIAHDRPAWAKAGVFTVTAIYVLTMGFSRVYLGVHWTTDVVAGLLFGTAMVSVFAFVFGSIRNEKVGRGVLAGIVALALTGIGTWHITQNLPAQLVRYSPVSQEETLSEADWLARGWSVVSGRRIGLNGEFSEPLVLQYAGQLDRLAATLEAQGWSRPPGWSVKSAAGFVEGKTGPEDLPTLPRTHNGRYAALALMRDEPEADATGKRWVLRLWPTSYVIEADGQQRTLYTGSLLREEILHPLGEFSSPKIDLQAPTLADNPVATLPGAEVRTRPDGTQTVLLRDLPAVSGQ; encoded by the coding sequence TTGACCGAGTATCTGAACCAGATCGTGACGTTCCTGGGAGAAAACCCGGAGCTCGCAGGCTTCATCGTGTTCCTGATCGCGATGGGCGAAGCCCTGTTCATCGTCGGCCTGTTCGTTCCGAGCACGGTCGTGCTGGTCGGCGCCGGCGCGCTGGTGGGTCTCGGCAAGCTTGACGCCTGGACCATCTTCATCTGGACGACCCTCGGCGCCATTGCCGGCGATGCGATCTCCTACTGGGTGGGCAGCATCTACAAGGACAGGCTGCGCGGGCTCTGGCCATTGTCGCGCTATCCAGCCCTGATGGAGCAGGGCGAAGCCTTTTTCCGCAAGCATGGCGGCAAGAGCGTCTTCATCGGACGTTTCGTGCCGGGCGTGAAGTCGATCGTGCCGGGCATCGCCGGCATGGCCGGCATGAATGTCTGGTACTTCACCTTCGTCAACGTCACCTCGGCCATTGCCTGGTCCATCGTCCATCTCGGTCCCGGGTTCCTGGCGGGAACGGTCCTGAGCGCGATCGGCGAGGTCTCCGGCCGTCTGGCGATGGTGCTGGGCGGGCTCTGCGTCATCCTGTTCGTCATCGTCATGCTCGGCCGCTGGCTCATCCAGATCGTCATGCCGCTGTTCCCGGGCACCCATGCGGCGGTGGTCGGCTGGTTCGCCCGCCGGCCCGACCGCCTGTCCCAGTGGGTGGCGCGCACCTTCGATCCGGAGCATCCCCGGTCGGTCGGCATGCTGGCTTCGGTGGCCATCCTGCTGGTCACCATGCCGAGCTTCTTCTGGCTGGTGAGCGAGGTCGGCCCCGGCGACAGCTTCGTCCAGGCCGACGTGGCGATCCGCAACCTGTTCGACACCCTGCGCACACCGATCGGTGACCAGATCCTCGTTCCGGTCACGATGCTGGGCGATGGCTTCATCATCTTCCTGCTCAGCGTGGTGGTGGCCGGCTACCTGTTCTTCCGCAAGGCGTGGCGCCGCGCCACCGGGTTCCTGATCGCCATGGCAGGCACGGCGCTGTTCGTGCCGCTGATGAAGTCGATCGTGCTGCGGTCCCGGCCGATGGAACTGGGAGACGGCGTGCATGGCTACGCCTTCCCCTCCGGCCATGCCACGCTGACGACCGTGCTCTTCGGCATCATCGCGGTGCTGATTGCCCATGACCGCCCGGCCTGGGCCAAGGCGGGCGTGTTCACGGTCACGGCGATCTATGTCCTGACCATGGGCTTCTCGCGGGTCTATCTCGGGGTTCACTGGACCACGGACGTGGTCGCGGGCCTGCTGTTCGGCACCGCCATGGTCTCCGTCTTTGCCTTCGTCTTCGGCTCGATCCGCAACGAGAAGGTGGGGCGCGGCGTGCTGGCCGGCATTGTCGCTCTTGCCCTCACCGGCATCGGCACCTGGCACATCACGCAGAACCTGCCGGCCCAGCTCGTCCGCTACAGCCCCGTGTCGCAGGAAGAGACCCTGTCCGAGGCCGACTGGCTGGCCCGTGGCTGGTCCGTCGTCTCCGGCCGCCGCATCGGCCTCAACGGCGAGTTCTCCGAACCGCTGGTGCTGCAATATGCCGGTCAGCTCGACCGCCTTGCCGCGACGCTCGAGGCGCAGGGCTGGAGCCGCCCCCCGGGCTGGTCGGTCAAGTCTGCCGCCGGGTTCGTGGAGGGCAAGACCGGTCCGGAGGATCTTCCCACCTTGCCGCGCACCCACAACGGCCGCTATGCCGCCCTGGCGCTGATGCGGGACGAGCCGGAGGCCGACGCGACCGGCAAGCGCTGGGTGCTGCGTCTGTGGCCCACCAGCTACGTCATCGAGGCGGATGGCCAGCAGCGCACGCTCTACACCGGCAGTCTGCTGCGCGAGGAGATCCTGCATCCGCTCGGCGAGTTCTCCAGCCCGAAGATCGACCTGCAGGCGCCCACGCTGGCCGACAATCCGGTGGCAACGCTGCCCGGAGCCGAGGTGCGCACGCGCCCGGACGGAACCCAGACGGTCCTGCTGCGCGACCTGCCGGCCGTGTCCGGACAATAG
- a CDS encoding arsenate-mycothiol transferase ArsC codes for MRTATVLFVCPDNALLGPLAEAYLNAIGGNRIRAFSAGPAPTESLHPAALRLLSDHGLAHGGLMPKSWDIFLLPHAPQPDRVVALTTSVASAQPHWRGSPRQTLWEITSGALTASPAACAEYFRRIRQCIDRIVQDPALPGDALLRRA; via the coding sequence ATGCGCACTGCCACGGTCCTCTTCGTCTGCCCGGACAATGCCCTGCTGGGTCCGCTGGCGGAAGCCTATCTCAATGCCATCGGGGGCAACCGGATCAGGGCCTTTTCGGCTGGTCCCGCGCCCACCGAGAGCCTGCATCCGGCGGCCCTCCGCCTGCTCTCGGACCACGGGCTGGCGCATGGCGGCCTGATGCCGAAGAGCTGGGACATCTTCCTGCTGCCGCATGCGCCGCAGCCGGACCGCGTGGTGGCGCTCACCACGTCGGTTGCCTCGGCGCAGCCGCACTGGCGCGGCAGCCCGCGTCAGACCCTGTGGGAAATCACCTCGGGGGCCCTGACCGCCAGTCCTGCGGCCTGTGCAGAGTATTTCCGGCGCATCCGCCAGTGCATCGACCGCATCGTGCAGGATCCGGCCCTGCCCGGCGACGCGCTGCTGCGACGCGCCTGA
- a CDS encoding rhodanese-like domain-containing protein produces MSTRETIGTAVLETLDVEEAHALHLANAIVLIDVRTPAEYGFEHVAGALLAPVSDFDPARLPEGGARPVVLICGSGMRSRRMAERCIEAGFSHVRHVGGGFSAWKAAGYGYLGTDTATGAHVPRP; encoded by the coding sequence ATGTCCACCCGCGAAACCATCGGAACCGCCGTCCTCGAAACGCTTGATGTCGAGGAAGCGCATGCGCTGCATCTCGCCAATGCAATCGTGCTGATCGACGTGCGAACCCCGGCGGAATACGGGTTCGAGCATGTGGCCGGCGCGCTTCTGGCACCGGTCTCGGATTTCGATCCGGCCCGCCTGCCGGAGGGCGGGGCGCGACCCGTCGTGCTGATCTGCGGCTCGGGCATGCGCTCGCGGCGCATGGCGGAGCGCTGCATCGAGGCAGGGTTCTCCCATGTCCGCCATGTCGGCGGCGGGTTCAGTGCATGGAAGGCAGCGGGATACGGCTATCTCGGCACGGACACGGCAACGGGCGCGCACGTCCCCCGCCCCTAG
- a CDS encoding HAD family hydrolase, with product MYDAVIFDLDGTLLSTEQVSLRGGLRALETLGHSADEALFHALVGKDDTASFAILSDHLGADLAAALIPTWSAECRRIFAEEGVPLRPRVNDLLDALDTTGLPRAIATSSRRDSARTKLKHAGLDTRFASVVCFEDVARRKPAPDPYLRAAELLGVDPRRCVAFEDSETGAEAAMLAGMVVVQVPDLLPSDGHFAHHLADDIWTGARKAGLI from the coding sequence ATGTATGACGCGGTGATCTTCGATCTGGACGGCACGCTTCTCTCCACCGAGCAGGTGTCGCTGCGCGGCGGGCTCCGGGCCCTCGAGACGCTGGGGCATTCCGCTGACGAGGCCCTGTTCCACGCCCTTGTCGGCAAGGACGATACGGCCAGCTTCGCAATCCTCAGCGATCATCTCGGCGCCGACCTGGCGGCGGCGCTGATCCCGACCTGGAGCGCCGAGTGCCGGCGGATCTTTGCGGAGGAGGGCGTTCCCTTGCGGCCACGGGTCAACGACCTGCTGGACGCGCTCGACACGACCGGACTGCCGCGCGCCATCGCCACCTCCAGCCGGCGCGACAGCGCGCGGACCAAGCTGAAACACGCGGGCCTCGACACCCGCTTTGCCTCGGTTGTCTGCTTTGAAGATGTGGCACGGCGCAAGCCGGCTCCCGATCCCTACCTGCGTGCTGCCGAGCTGCTCGGCGTCGACCCGCGCCGCTGTGTCGCCTTCGAGGACAGCGAGACCGGCGCCGAGGCCGCCATGCTGGCCGGCATGGTGGTCGTCCAGGTGCCGGATCTCCTGCCGTCCGACGGGCACTTCGCGCATCACCTCGCAGACGACATCTGGACCGGCGCGCGCAAGGCAGGCCTCATCTGA
- a CDS encoding carboxymuconolactone decarboxylase family protein has protein sequence MSVSDWQSFIAETDSRMARLRTGIPGVAKGFAETARAAIGAGALDSKTKELIALAIGITARCDGCLAYHAKAAAKYGASREEVLETIAVAVYMGGGPSMIYGAEALAAFDAFAPSAPTG, from the coding sequence ATGTCCGTCAGCGACTGGCAGTCCTTCATCGCCGAGACCGACAGCCGCATGGCCCGGTTGCGCACGGGCATTCCGGGCGTCGCAAAGGGCTTTGCCGAGACCGCCCGGGCCGCCATCGGCGCCGGGGCGCTCGATTCCAAGACCAAGGAACTGATCGCGCTCGCCATCGGCATCACCGCCCGCTGCGACGGGTGCCTCGCCTATCACGCCAAGGCGGCTGCGAAATACGGGGCCAGCCGGGAAGAAGTTCTGGAGACCATCGCGGTGGCGGTATACATGGGGGGCGGGCCGTCCATGATCTATGGTGCCGAAGCGCTGGCGGCCTTTGACGCCTTCGCACCCTCCGCCCCGACGGGCTGA
- a CDS encoding CHASE domain-containing protein: MKRYLPAAAFVATSLIGLVLTLVLFQTERIADQRRFDVLAHEAVDRIRARVEQRKALLTATLSYFEANGGPLNRPEFQIFVQGLDLTDEGRGMQGIGFARLLHTGEEAAASAELLRNYGRAQQVWPDTAEDWRAPIVLLEPQDERNARALGFDMYSEDKRRQAMRRALDTGTLQASAPVELVQENGVDPQTGFLLYVPYRDAQGQTLGFVYAPFRIGNLHRMALDHPTGLGVLVDSWDVTGGQPVPLYRSDGYDQVAGRLQTPVTRQIDVGGRTWAISVVEAVPATRTLAHWRSFILGTVSLLFAAALAVSIRNQMRAVEARREVQRVSQQAIADKDLLLQEMKHRIKNSIARILAMARQTAAHSDTLDAFSASFSARLQAMANAQDLLTRSRWQKAALADLLTQELEQVFGAGLEGAQIDGPAVVLGEKATHALGLVVHELATNALKYARIGEGRARLEVRWRIEAARPADVLCLLWSEDGPDPLPAGGRSGFGTRLIDATVRGELNGTIERRFGERGLTVEVRFPLA; encoded by the coding sequence ATGAAGCGTTACTTGCCCGCCGCAGCCTTTGTGGCCACATCCCTGATCGGTCTTGTCCTGACCCTCGTGCTGTTCCAGACCGAGCGGATCGCCGACCAGCGCCGCTTCGACGTTCTCGCCCATGAGGCGGTGGACCGCATTCGCGCCCGCGTGGAGCAGCGCAAGGCCCTCCTGACCGCGACCCTGTCCTATTTCGAGGCCAATGGCGGTCCGCTCAACCGGCCGGAGTTCCAGATCTTCGTGCAGGGCCTCGACCTGACGGACGAGGGCCGCGGCATGCAGGGCATCGGCTTTGCCCGGCTGCTGCATACCGGGGAGGAGGCCGCCGCCAGCGCGGAGCTGCTCCGCAACTACGGACGCGCGCAGCAGGTCTGGCCCGACACCGCAGAGGACTGGCGCGCGCCGATCGTTCTCCTGGAGCCCCAGGACGAGCGCAACGCCCGGGCGCTGGGCTTCGACATGTACAGCGAGGACAAGCGCCGCCAGGCTATGCGCCGGGCGCTCGACACGGGCACGTTGCAGGCCTCGGCCCCCGTCGAGCTGGTGCAGGAAAACGGCGTCGATCCGCAGACCGGCTTCCTGCTCTACGTGCCGTACCGCGATGCGCAAGGTCAGACCCTCGGCTTCGTCTATGCCCCGTTCCGGATCGGCAACCTGCACCGGATGGCGCTCGACCATCCGACCGGGCTTGGTGTCCTGGTCGACAGCTGGGATGTCACGGGCGGCCAGCCGGTCCCGCTCTACCGGTCGGACGGCTACGATCAGGTGGCGGGTCGTCTGCAGACACCGGTGACGCGGCAGATCGACGTCGGCGGGCGCACCTGGGCCATTTCCGTCGTCGAGGCGGTGCCGGCCACACGCACGCTTGCCCACTGGCGCTCCTTCATCCTCGGCACGGTGTCGCTGCTGTTTGCCGCGGCGCTGGCCGTGTCCATCCGCAACCAGATGCGGGCCGTCGAGGCCAGGCGCGAGGTCCAGCGCGTCTCGCAGCAGGCGATTGCTGACAAGGACCTCCTGCTGCAGGAGATGAAGCACCGGATCAAGAACTCCATCGCCCGCATCCTGGCGATGGCGCGTCAGACGGCGGCCCATTCCGACACGCTCGACGCCTTCTCGGCCTCCTTCTCCGCCCGGCTGCAGGCCATGGCCAATGCGCAGGACCTGCTGACCCGGTCCCGATGGCAGAAGGCGGCTCTCGCGGATCTTCTCACCCAGGAGCTGGAACAGGTCTTCGGGGCTGGCCTTGAGGGCGCGCAGATCGACGGACCCGCCGTCGTTCTCGGCGAGAAGGCCACCCATGCGCTCGGTCTGGTGGTTCACGAGCTGGCCACCAACGCCCTGAAATATGCCCGCATCGGCGAGGGCCGCGCCCGGCTGGAGGTGCGCTGGCGCATCGAGGCTGCACGGCCCGCCGATGTCCTCTGCCTGCTGTGGTCGGAAGACGGACCCGACCCGCTGCCGGCGGGCGGACGCTCGGGCTTCGGAACCCGTCTTATCGACGCGACCGTGCGCGGCGAACTGAACGGCACGATCGAGCGCCGCTTCGGCGAACGGGGTCTGACGGTCGAGGTCCGCTTCCCGCTTGCCTGA
- a CDS encoding sensor histidine kinase codes for MTHRLTWQGAGQPEAQLREYLLLALERSGVCVLLQSATQDYLYLANLPPCWSFDPSDGAPSDAALFGDDLATRLRLLKLDVLASGETRSLEAAVGEDGLFGFRVEPVDGFGSDRHLLTTITDLTEKTRREKVLRALLREVSHRSKNLLAIIQSLAAQTARHSTTLDQFLARFRGRLYSLAQSQDLVTQSNWHGARFRDLVRHQVDRYMPQNGAAVEILGEDVLLDPNAALHVGLALHELMVNAVSFGTAVSSGPPIALRCGRVQEDGTEKLEIVWLESITPAPGHGLSQPASRGADQAEPRAEAHFGSTVLQRVVPAAVDGRAEYHLTPRLVSYRLVFPAQAANGHDDLAP; via the coding sequence GTGACCCACCGCTTGACCTGGCAGGGCGCCGGACAGCCGGAGGCGCAGCTCAGGGAGTATCTCCTGCTGGCGCTCGAGCGGTCCGGCGTCTGTGTCCTGCTGCAGTCCGCCACCCAGGATTACCTGTATCTTGCCAACCTTCCCCCCTGCTGGTCCTTCGACCCGTCGGATGGGGCGCCGAGCGATGCGGCCCTGTTCGGCGACGACCTGGCGACGCGCCTGCGCCTGCTGAAACTGGATGTTCTGGCATCCGGCGAGACCCGCAGTCTCGAGGCCGCCGTGGGCGAGGACGGGCTGTTCGGCTTCCGCGTCGAGCCGGTCGACGGCTTCGGCAGCGACCGGCATCTGCTGACCACGATCACCGACCTGACGGAAAAGACCCGGCGCGAGAAGGTTCTGCGCGCCCTCTTGCGCGAGGTCAGCCACCGCTCGAAGAACCTGCTTGCCATCATCCAGAGCCTGGCGGCGCAGACCGCCCGTCACTCCACCACGCTGGACCAGTTTCTCGCCCGGTTCCGGGGGCGGCTCTATTCACTGGCGCAGTCGCAGGATCTGGTGACCCAGTCCAACTGGCACGGAGCCCGCTTCCGCGACCTGGTGCGCCATCAGGTCGACCGCTACATGCCGCAGAACGGTGCAGCCGTGGAGATCCTCGGCGAGGATGTGCTGCTTGATCCCAATGCGGCGCTGCATGTCGGCCTTGCCCTGCATGAGCTGATGGTCAATGCGGTGAGCTTCGGCACGGCGGTGTCGTCCGGTCCGCCGATCGCGCTCCGCTGCGGTCGCGTGCAGGAGGACGGCACCGAGAAGCTGGAGATCGTCTGGCTGGAGAGCATCACGCCGGCGCCCGGCCATGGCCTGTCCCAGCCCGCTTCCCGGGGTGCCGATCAGGCCGAGCCGCGCGCCGAGGCCCATTTCGGCAGCACCGTGCTGCAACGGGTGGTGCCGGCCGCGGTCGATGGTCGCGCGGAGTATCATCTCACGCCGCGCCTCGTGTCCTATCGTCTCGTGTTTCCGGCGCAGGCGGCGAACGGCCATGACGACCTTGCGCCCTGA
- a CDS encoding DUF1328 domain-containing protein gives MLYYALVFFIVAIVAGVLGFGGIAGASAGIAQILFFLFLVFLVISLVMGVIRKA, from the coding sequence ATGCTGTACTATGCCCTTGTCTTCTTCATCGTTGCCATTGTTGCCGGCGTTCTCGGATTTGGCGGGATTGCCGGTGCTTCGGCCGGCATCGCCCAGATCCTCTTCTTTCTGTTTCTGGTCTTCCTGGTCATTTCCCTTGTCATGGGCGTGATCCGCAAGGCCTGA
- a CDS encoding response regulator, with product MSLSTRIAPHLGYLRRYARAVTGSQTSGDAYVAATLEALIADVGILPEASSDRVALYKLFAGLFGSTLIQVEPTASPYVWERRAAEYLAAIPPKNRLAFLLVSVEAFSRAEAAEILSVEPSELEAMVAEAGAEISRQVSTDILIIEDEPLIAMDIEQMVEQLGHRVSGIARTHREAVELFRSTSPRMILADIQLADGSSGIDAVNEILGEVALPVIFITAFPERLLTGERPEPAFLVTKPFNPDMVKALIGQALFFDQGARASA from the coding sequence ATGTCGCTTTCCACCCGCATCGCACCTCATCTGGGCTATCTGCGCCGCTATGCGCGCGCGGTCACCGGGTCGCAGACATCCGGCGATGCCTATGTCGCGGCCACGCTCGAGGCGCTGATCGCCGATGTCGGGATCCTGCCGGAGGCCAGCAGTGACCGGGTCGCGCTCTACAAACTCTTTGCGGGGCTGTTTGGTTCCACCCTGATCCAGGTCGAGCCGACCGCTTCGCCCTATGTCTGGGAGCGGCGGGCGGCCGAGTATCTGGCCGCAATTCCGCCGAAGAACCGCCTTGCCTTCCTGCTGGTGTCGGTGGAAGCCTTCAGCCGAGCGGAGGCGGCCGAGATCCTGTCGGTCGAGCCGTCCGAGCTGGAGGCGATGGTTGCGGAAGCCGGGGCGGAGATCTCCCGTCAGGTCTCCACCGACATCCTCATCATCGAGGACGAGCCGCTGATTGCCATGGACATCGAGCAGATGGTCGAGCAGCTCGGCCACCGCGTCAGCGGCATCGCGCGGACCCACAGGGAGGCCGTCGAGCTGTTCCGCAGCACCAGCCCGCGCATGATCCTCGCGGACATCCAGCTGGCCGACGGCAGCTCCGGCATTGACGCCGTCAACGAGATCCTCGGCGAGGTCGCCCTGCCGGTGATCTTCATCACGGCCTTCCCGGAACGGCTTCTGACCGGCGAAAGGCCCGAGCCGGCCTTCCTGGTCACCAAGCCGTTCAACCCGGACATGGTCAAGGCCCTGATCGGTCAGGCGCTGTTCTTCGACCAGGGCGCCCGGGCCAGCGCCTGA
- a CDS encoding NepR family anti-sigma factor translates to MTERTALDGQNTGQPPATEAAQQITDRLRQLYDTVQAEGIPDKFLDLLERLDEAEQRSLRK, encoded by the coding sequence ATGACCGAACGGACAGCGCTCGACGGCCAGAACACGGGTCAGCCCCCGGCAACCGAGGCCGCACAGCAGATCACCGACCGCTTGCGCCAGCTCTATGACACGGTGCAGGCCGAAGGAATTCCGGACAAGTTCCTCGACCTTCTGGAGCGGCTCGACGAGGCCGAGCAGAGGAGCCTCAGGAAATGA
- a CDS encoding RNA polymerase sigma factor, with product MSAADPSRGQCPDQTVDQGTIRAFKRDLLACLPSLRAFAVSLAGKADRADDLVQDTILKAWAKQDSFEPGTNMKAWLFTILRNEFYSQMRKRGREVQDSDGLFTERLAVHPAQHGTLDMADFRRALERLPDDQREAIILVGASGFSYEEAAAICGCALGTIKSRVNRARNRLQDLLQAGGEQDYGPDAGTAAITQRAFAG from the coding sequence ATGAGCGCCGCCGACCCCAGCCGGGGCCAGTGCCCTGACCAGACCGTCGACCAGGGCACAATCCGGGCCTTCAAGCGCGACCTGCTGGCTTGCCTGCCAAGCCTGCGCGCCTTTGCCGTCTCCCTCGCCGGCAAGGCCGACCGGGCGGATGACCTGGTGCAGGACACCATCCTGAAGGCCTGGGCGAAGCAGGACAGTTTCGAGCCGGGCACCAACATGAAGGCCTGGCTGTTCACGATCCTGCGCAACGAGTTCTACAGCCAGATGCGCAAGCGCGGCCGCGAAGTGCAGGACTCCGACGGGCTGTTCACCGAACGGCTGGCCGTGCATCCCGCCCAGCACGGCACCCTCGACATGGCCGACTTCCGCCGTGCCCTGGAACGGCTGCCCGACGACCAGCGCGAGGCGATCATCCTGGTCGGCGCCTCCGGCTTCTCCTACGAGGAGGCGGCGGCGATTTGCGGCTGCGCGCTCGGAACCATCAAGAGCCGCGTGAACCGGGCCCGCAACCGCCTGCAGGACCTGCTGCAGGCCGGTGGCGAACAGGACTACGGGCCGGATGCCGGCACTGCCGCCATCACCCAGCGGGCCTTTGCCGGCTGA
- a CDS encoding PBP1A family penicillin-binding protein encodes MAQGRKNGTRIEPTFDGSDAAILELRPSPRDRVSVGAPARRRPRQAEPELPDDDDNEVDETPRKPKRGSSRRGRKKDPKPRRRGSFLGWLIRRTIYWGFVLSIWGVIAVVGILGYYAAHLPPTSEWRVPERPPNVQIVAANGELLANRGDTGGEAVRLEQLPPYLPQAVIAIEDRRFYSHFGLDPIGLARAMAVNLSSGQLVQGGSTLTQQLAKNLFLEPDRTLGRKVQELVLALWLEATFTKDEILEMYLNRVYLGAGAYGVDAAARRYYGKSARMVTLAEAATLAGLLKAPSRYAPSRNPRLAAERAQVVLAAMRDTGFIDAAAARTAMSEPAVVVSIQNSSSANYVADWVMDMLPQYVGAIDTDIIVDTTIDSTMQDSAEMALRGNLSTQGKTLGVSQGAVVVMDTAGAVKALVGGADYGQSQFNRAVSARRQPGSAFKPFVYLSALEAGMAPDTLRRDEPFTVKGWSPQNYTKKFYGDVTLTDALAMSLNTVAARLMSEVGTKTVIRTAQRMGISSPLAPNLSLSLGTSEVTPLEMTAAFVPFSNGGFGVVAHVIDRIRTPEGRTLYARQGNGPGRVVDPGVLAQMNYMLAQTLITGTGKKAVLYDKRPAAGKTGTSQEFRDAWFIGYTANLTAAVWLGNDDNSPTKKATGGSMPADVWRETMEAAHLGLPVAALPGVAEQMILEEGPALSDDAPLPPGDVGSGSQLVPPQDNAPGPLDLIGRIFGN; translated from the coding sequence ATGGCGCAGGGGCGCAAGAACGGAACGCGAATCGAGCCGACCTTCGACGGCAGCGATGCAGCCATCCTCGAGCTGCGTCCGTCGCCGCGCGACCGGGTCAGCGTCGGGGCGCCCGCACGCCGGCGTCCGCGCCAGGCCGAGCCGGAGCTGCCGGACGACGACGACAACGAGGTGGACGAGACACCGCGCAAGCCGAAGCGCGGCAGCAGCCGGCGCGGACGCAAGAAGGACCCGAAGCCCCGCCGGCGCGGCAGCTTTCTCGGCTGGCTGATCCGGCGGACGATCTACTGGGGCTTCGTGCTGTCGATCTGGGGCGTGATCGCGGTCGTCGGCATTCTCGGCTATTACGCCGCCCACCTGCCGCCGACGTCGGAATGGCGCGTGCCGGAGCGGCCGCCCAACGTGCAGATCGTGGCCGCCAACGGCGAGCTCCTGGCAAACCGGGGAGACACCGGCGGCGAGGCGGTGCGGCTGGAACAGCTGCCTCCCTATCTGCCGCAGGCCGTGATCGCCATCGAGGATCGCCGCTTCTACAGCCATTTCGGTCTGGACCCGATCGGCCTTGCGCGCGCCATGGCGGTGAACCTGTCGAGCGGACAGCTGGTGCAGGGCGGCTCGACGCTGACCCAGCAGCTGGCCAAGAACCTCTTCCTCGAACCGGACCGGACGCTGGGCCGGAAGGTGCAGGAGCTGGTGCTGGCGCTGTGGCTGGAGGCGACGTTCACCAAGGACGAGATCCTCGAAATGTATCTCAACCGCGTCTATCTCGGCGCGGGTGCCTATGGCGTCGATGCGGCGGCACGGCGCTACTACGGCAAGTCGGCGCGGATGGTGACGCTTGCGGAGGCCGCGACGCTGGCCGGCCTGCTCAAGGCTCCATCGCGCTATGCCCCGTCGCGCAACCCGAGGCTGGCCGCCGAGCGGGCGCAAGTGGTGCTCGCCGCCATGCGCGACACCGGCTTCATCGACGCGGCCGCTGCCCGCACCGCCATGAGCGAGCCGGCGGTGGTGGTGTCGATCCAGAACAGTTCCAGCGCCAACTACGTCGCCGACTGGGTGATGGACATGCTGCCGCAATATGTCGGCGCCATCGACACCGACATCATCGTCGACACGACCATCGACAGCACGATGCAGGACTCGGCCGAGATGGCGCTGCGCGGCAACCTCTCGACCCAGGGCAAGACGCTCGGGGTCAGCCAGGGCGCCGTCGTGGTGATGGACACGGCCGGTGCCGTGAAGGCGCTGGTGGGCGGGGCCGACTATGGCCAGAGCCAGTTCAACCGCGCGGTGTCGGCCCGCCGTCAGCCAGGCTCGGCGTTCAAGCCCTTCGTCTATCTGTCCGCGCTCGAAGCCGGCATGGCACCGGACACGCTCCGCCGCGACGAACCCTTCACCGTGAAGGGCTGGTCGCCGCAGAACTACACCAAGAAATTCTACGGCGACGTGACGCTCACCGATGCGCTGGCGATGTCGCTCAACACCGTCGCCGCGCGGCTGATGTCGGAGGTGGGGACGAAAACCGTCATCCGCACCGCGCAGCGCATGGGCATCTCGTCGCCGCTCGCGCCGAACCTGTCGCTGTCGCTGGGTACCTCGGAAGTCACGCCGCTGGAGATGACGGCCGCTTTCGTCCCGTTCTCGAACGGCGGTTTCGGCGTGGTGGCGCATGTGATCGACCGCATCCGCACGCCCGAAGGCCGCACGCTCTATGCCCGGCAGGGCAACGGCCCGGGGCGGGTGGTGGACCCGGGCGTCCTGGCGCAGATGAACTACATGCTGGCGCAGACCCTGATCACCGGCACCGGCAAGAAGGCGGTGCTCTACGACAAGCGTCCGGCCGCCGGCAAGACAGGCACCAGCCAGGAATTCCGCGACGCCTGGTTCATCGGCTACACGGCCAACCTGACCGCCGCCGTCTGGCTCGGCAACGACGACAACAGCCCGACGAAGAAGGCAACCGGCGGCTCGATGCCGGCGGATGTCTGGCGCGAGACCATGGAAGCGGCGCATCTCGGGCTGCCGGTGGCGGCGCTGCCGGGCGTGGCGGAGCAGATGATCCTCGAGGAGGGCCCCGCTCTCAGCGACGACGCCCCGCTGCCGCCGGGCGACGTCGGCTCGGGCAGCCAGCTGGTTCCCCCGCAGGACAACGCACCCGGCCCGCTCGATCTCATCGGACGCATCTTCGGCAACTGA